A single region of the Lactobacillus xylocopicola genome encodes:
- a CDS encoding peptide chain release factor 3, with the protein MSDGLLDKVNKRRTFAIISHPDAGKTTITEQMLLFGGVIRSAGTVKARKTGHYATSDWMEIEKQRGISVTSSVMQFEYQGKRINILDTPGHEDFSEDTYRTLMAVDAAVMVIDAAKGIEPQTKKLFKVVKQRGIPIFTFMNKLDRDGRPPLDLIAELEDLLGIEGVAMNWPIGSGQTLKGLYDLANNQVELYHQEGEDRFLPLDQAGLLPATEPFSQNPEFQDTLSEIELIKEAGNSFDQGKIAKGDQTPVFFGSALTNFGVETFLKSFVQLAPAPASHTINEGEELSAEDAEFSGFVFKIQANMNPHHRDRIAFIRVGSGEFKRGLDVTLARTAKPIRLNNATEFMSSERVQVTDAVAGDIVGLYDTGNFQIGDSIYAGKRKIVYPPLPEFTPELFVRVTAKNVMKQKSFHKGMNQLVQEGAIQLYRNYQTDEYILGAVGQLQFEVFKFRMKNEYNSDVEMTSIGHRVARWIDPDQLDPAMSNSRNLLVKDRYDQPLFLFENQFAERFFQDKYPEVKLTEKL; encoded by the coding sequence GAAAACAACGATTACAGAGCAAATGCTGCTTTTTGGTGGTGTAATTCGCAGTGCTGGTACGGTTAAAGCCCGTAAAACCGGCCACTACGCCACTAGTGATTGGATGGAAATTGAAAAGCAACGTGGCATTTCTGTTACCAGTTCGGTAATGCAGTTTGAATATCAGGGCAAGAGAATCAATATTCTCGATACGCCGGGGCACGAAGATTTTTCGGAAGATACCTATCGAACACTGATGGCAGTTGATGCGGCAGTGATGGTAATTGATGCGGCCAAGGGTATTGAGCCGCAGACTAAGAAACTTTTTAAGGTGGTCAAGCAACGCGGTATTCCAATTTTTACTTTTATGAATAAACTCGATCGCGACGGGCGGCCTCCGCTCGATTTGATTGCTGAATTAGAAGACTTGTTGGGCATTGAGGGGGTAGCGATGAACTGGCCGATTGGATCGGGTCAGACGCTCAAAGGCCTCTATGACCTCGCTAATAACCAGGTCGAGTTATACCACCAGGAGGGGGAAGACCGGTTTTTACCACTGGATCAAGCGGGCTTGTTACCAGCCACTGAACCTTTTAGTCAAAATCCTGAATTCCAGGACACCTTGAGTGAAATAGAGCTGATCAAGGAAGCTGGTAATAGCTTTGATCAAGGCAAAATCGCCAAGGGAGACCAAACTCCGGTCTTCTTTGGATCGGCCCTGACTAATTTTGGGGTTGAAACTTTTTTGAAGAGTTTCGTCCAATTAGCACCTGCTCCAGCTAGCCATACGATTAATGAAGGTGAAGAGCTTAGTGCAGAAGATGCAGAGTTTTCCGGTTTTGTCTTTAAAATCCAAGCAAACATGAATCCCCACCACCGCGACCGGATTGCCTTTATTAGGGTTGGTAGTGGCGAGTTTAAACGGGGGCTTGACGTTACTTTGGCAAGAACCGCTAAGCCGATTCGCTTGAACAATGCGACTGAGTTTATGTCCAGCGAGCGTGTTCAGGTAACTGATGCCGTTGCCGGAGACATTGTCGGACTATATGACACGGGTAACTTTCAAATCGGCGATAGTATTTACGCGGGTAAGCGCAAGATTGTTTATCCGCCGCTGCCAGAATTCACGCCAGAATTGTTTGTGCGGGTAACGGCTAAGAATGTGATGAAGCAAAAGTCTTTCCACAAGGGGATGAACCAGTTGGTTCAAGAGGGTGCAATCCAGCTCTACCGTAACTACCAGACCGATGAGTATATTCTGGGCGCTGTTGGCCAATTACAGTTTGAAGTATTCAAGTTCAGGATGAAGAACGAATACAATTCAGATGTTGAGATGACCAGCATCGGCCATCGGGTAGCTCGGTGGATTGATCCCGACCAGCTTGATCCGGCGATGTCAAACAGCCGCAACCTGCTAGTTAAGGACCGCTATGACCAACCGCTCTTTCTCTTTGAAAACCAATTTGCAGAGCGCTTCTTCCAGGACAAGTATCCGGAAGTGAAATTGACTGAAAAATTATAA
- a CDS encoding DUF1827 family protein, which yields MHLIDVTNSYRELVHSQLNTTNVNYVKVYSLGNTSVIYTESDEAIGIVLKNHDRRIRKEETNFVIERLIKEKNPAYELIADKSQHVIEIHIDK from the coding sequence ATGCATTTGATCGATGTAACCAATAGTTATAGGGAATTAGTTCACAGCCAGTTAAATACAACCAATGTCAACTACGTCAAGGTGTACTCCTTGGGTAATACCTCCGTCATTTATACTGAAAGTGACGAAGCGATTGGCATTGTACTGAAGAATCATGATCGCCGCATTCGCAAGGAGGAGACTAACTTTGTTATTGAACGGTTGATTAAAGAAAAGAATCCAGCATATGAGTTAATTGCTGATAAAAGCCAACACGTCATTGAAATTCACATTGATAAGTAA
- a CDS encoding ATP-dependent Clp protease ATP-binding subunit, with amino-acid sequence MLCQNCQKRPASIHLFAKVNGQSREISLCGQCYQELKQQGNINMNNDNNGFFGDFNDLFNSFNNGNTSNNPNGPQMSNGSGNNGNNAGGGRSLLDQFGTDLTAMAKKGKIDPVIGRDKEIARVIEILNRRTKNNPVLIGEAGVGKTAVVEGLAQQIVDGSVPAKLQDKRIISLNVVSLVQGTGIRGQFEQRMQQLIKELQSHDDIILFIDEIHEIVGAGNAEGGMDAGNIIKPALARGDLQLVGATTLKEYREIEKDSALARRFQPVDVKEPSIAETMKILKGIQKRYEGYHHVHYTDDAIKAAAELSERYIQDRFLPDKAIDLLDEAGSRMNLTIPYVDKEKMKERIEAAQQLKQESLKNEDYEKAAYYRDQIEKYSEMKDQKVDPDKSPIITDKIMNKIVEEKTGIPVGDLQKQEENQLQNLAPNLKAHVIGQSKAVDKVARAIRRNRIGFNKSGRPIGSFLFVGPTGVGKTELAKQLAQQMFGSENALIRFDMSEYMESYSVSKLIGSAPGYVGYEEAGQLTERVRRNPYSLILLDEIEKADPSVMNLFLQILDDGRLTDSQGRTVSFKDTIIIMTSNAGQDIKQASVGFASESSNKKADSARSSMSQFFKPEFLNRLDEVIEFNELTKDDLVQIVDLMLEEVNNMVKTQGLQITVTSDAKQKLVEEGYNPAMGARPLRRTIQEEIEDKVADFKLDHLAAKNLLASVKDDQIVISEPAAVASPVESEEPR; translated from the coding sequence TTGCTTTGTCAAAATTGTCAAAAGCGGCCTGCATCCATCCATCTTTTTGCTAAGGTGAATGGCCAGAGCCGTGAAATCAGCTTATGTGGACAATGTTATCAAGAATTGAAACAACAAGGAAATATCAATATGAACAACGACAACAACGGGTTCTTTGGTGACTTTAACGACCTCTTTAATAGTTTTAATAACGGAAATACTAGCAACAATCCCAATGGACCACAAATGAGCAACGGCAGTGGTAATAATGGTAATAACGCTGGGGGCGGGCGCTCACTGCTTGATCAGTTTGGAACAGACCTAACTGCTATGGCCAAAAAAGGCAAGATTGACCCAGTTATTGGCCGAGACAAGGAAATCGCTCGTGTAATCGAAATTTTAAATCGTCGAACCAAGAACAATCCGGTCCTAATTGGTGAAGCCGGTGTTGGTAAAACAGCAGTCGTTGAAGGACTCGCCCAACAAATTGTTGATGGCTCAGTGCCAGCCAAATTACAAGACAAGCGGATTATTTCACTTAATGTAGTCTCGTTAGTCCAAGGTACCGGAATTCGCGGGCAATTTGAACAACGGATGCAGCAGTTAATCAAAGAATTGCAAAGTCATGATGATATCATTTTATTTATTGATGAAATCCATGAGATTGTAGGCGCGGGCAACGCTGAAGGCGGAATGGACGCCGGTAATATCATTAAACCAGCGCTAGCTCGCGGTGATTTGCAACTAGTTGGTGCGACCACCCTGAAGGAATATCGTGAAATCGAAAAAGATTCAGCTCTAGCACGACGGTTCCAGCCAGTTGATGTGAAAGAGCCCTCAATTGCAGAAACCATGAAAATTTTAAAGGGTATCCAAAAGCGCTACGAAGGCTACCATCATGTTCACTACACCGATGACGCCATTAAGGCGGCAGCTGAATTATCTGAGCGCTACATCCAGGACCGGTTTTTACCGGATAAGGCAATTGACCTGCTCGACGAAGCAGGCTCGCGGATGAACCTAACCATTCCTTACGTCGACAAAGAAAAGATGAAAGAGCGAATTGAGGCAGCGCAACAGTTAAAGCAAGAATCACTCAAAAATGAGGATTACGAAAAAGCGGCCTATTACCGGGACCAAATTGAAAAGTATAGTGAGATGAAGGACCAAAAGGTTGATCCTGATAAATCGCCGATCATCACTGACAAAATTATGAACAAGATTGTTGAAGAAAAAACGGGTATTCCGGTTGGTGACTTGCAAAAGCAAGAAGAAAACCAATTGCAAAACCTTGCACCTAATCTGAAAGCCCATGTGATTGGTCAGAGTAAGGCAGTGGACAAGGTCGCACGGGCCATCCGGCGTAACCGGATCGGCTTCAACAAGTCAGGTAGACCGATTGGTTCCTTCCTCTTTGTTGGACCAACCGGAGTCGGTAAGACTGAACTAGCCAAACAACTAGCCCAGCAAATGTTTGGCTCAGAGAATGCCTTAATTCGCTTCGACATGTCTGAGTACATGGAATCTTACTCAGTCTCCAAGTTAATTGGCTCTGCACCAGGATACGTGGGCTACGAGGAAGCTGGACAATTAACCGAACGCGTTCGCCGCAACCCTTACAGCCTAATTTTGCTAGATGAAATTGAAAAAGCCGACCCATCTGTCATGAACCTCTTCTTACAGATTTTGGATGATGGTCGACTAACCGACTCCCAAGGACGGACGGTTTCCTTCAAGGATACAATCATTATTATGACTTCTAATGCCGGGCAAGATATCAAACAGGCCAGCGTCGGCTTTGCGTCCGAAAGCAGCAATAAGAAAGCAGATTCGGCTAGAAGTTCAATGAGTCAATTCTTTAAGCCAGAGTTTTTAAACCGCCTGGATGAAGTAATTGAATTCAACGAACTAACTAAGGATGACCTGGTTCAAATCGTTGACCTAATGCTTGAAGAGGTTAACAACATGGTCAAAACCCAGGGCCTGCAAATCACCGTAACAAGCGATGCTAAGCAGAAGCTGGTCGAAGAGGGCTACAACCCAGCAATGGGTGCACGCCCACTGCGGCGTACTATTCAAGAAGAAATCGAAGACAAGGTAGCCGATTTCAAGCTTGACCACCTAGCCGCTAAGAATCTTTTAGCCAGCGTCAAAGATGACCAAATCGTTATCAGTGAACCCGCAGCGGTTGCCTCGCCCGTTGAAAGTGAAGAACCACGCTAA
- a CDS encoding phosphocarrier protein HPr has translation MEKRDFHVIAETGIHARPATLLVQAASKFGSDINLEYNGKSVNLKSIMGVMSLGVGKNADVTISADGDDEKDAIETISETMKKEGLAE, from the coding sequence ATGGAAAAACGCGATTTTCATGTCATTGCAGAAACAGGTATTCATGCTCGTCCAGCAACCCTTTTGGTCCAGGCTGCTTCTAAGTTCGGTTCAGACATCAACTTGGAATACAATGGCAAGTCAGTCAACCTGAAATCAATCATGGGTGTGATGTCACTTGGCGTTGGTAAGAATGCTGATGTTACAATCAGTGCCGACGGTGATGATGAGAAGGATGCAATTGAGACAATTTCCGAAACCATGAAAAAAGAGGGATTGGCTGAATAA
- the ptsP gene encoding phosphoenolpyruvate--protein phosphotransferase, with amino-acid sequence MTKTLKGIAASDGIAVAPAYLLVEPDLSFSKTNVSDVESEVARYKDAISVSTAEVEKIRDDAKQSLGEEEAQVFEAHLMILNDPEFTGAIENEIKEQKINSEAALDETAQKFISIFEGMTDNAYMQQRAADVRDVSKRIMAHLLGKELPNPAAIDHEVVVVAHDLTPSDTAQLNKQFVKGFVTDIGGRTAHSAIMARSLELPAVVGTDSITKDVQNGDTLVVDGLSGDAVIDPSKEQISDYQQKSDIFLKQKAEWQKLKYEPSVTADGKKFTIAANIGTPNDMAGVNENGAEAVGLYRTEFLYMDSKDFPTEDAQYDAYKKVIEGMHGKQVIIRTMDIGGDKHLDYWDLPDEMNPFLGVRAIRLSLQNEEIFRTQLRALLRASAYGSLGIMFPMIGTLNELRKAKSILNEEKDQLTSQGVSVGSDLQVGMMIEVPAAAVLADQFAKEVDFFSIGTNDLIQYSMAADRGNDNVSYLYQPANPAVLRLIKNTIDAAHDNGIWCGMCGEAAGDSTMFPILLAMGLDEYSMSATSILRIRSLMKKLDTNEIKELANQACFESKTAEENEKLVSDLMAKVDK; translated from the coding sequence ATGACCAAGACATTAAAAGGAATTGCTGCCAGTGATGGTATTGCTGTAGCTCCAGCATATCTCTTGGTAGAACCCGATCTTTCGTTTTCAAAAACTAATGTCAGTGATGTTGAAAGTGAAGTAGCCCGCTACAAGGATGCAATTTCAGTGTCAACGGCCGAAGTTGAAAAAATCCGCGATGATGCCAAGCAGAGTCTAGGCGAGGAAGAAGCTCAAGTTTTTGAAGCGCACCTGATGATTTTGAATGACCCTGAATTTACGGGTGCCATTGAAAATGAAATTAAGGAACAAAAGATTAACAGTGAAGCTGCGCTTGACGAAACTGCTCAAAAGTTCATTAGCATTTTTGAAGGTATGACCGATAATGCTTACATGCAACAACGTGCAGCGGACGTTCGTGATGTTTCGAAGCGGATTATGGCGCACTTGCTCGGCAAAGAATTGCCTAATCCAGCGGCCATCGACCATGAAGTAGTAGTTGTGGCCCATGACTTGACTCCAAGTGACACCGCCCAATTGAACAAGCAATTTGTTAAAGGCTTCGTGACTGATATTGGTGGCCGGACAGCGCACTCTGCCATTATGGCTCGCTCACTTGAATTGCCAGCCGTTGTAGGGACTGACTCAATTACTAAGGATGTTCAAAATGGTGACACTTTGGTGGTTGATGGTTTAAGTGGGGATGCAGTTATTGATCCAAGTAAGGAGCAGATTTCTGATTACCAGCAGAAGAGCGACATATTCTTAAAGCAGAAGGCTGAATGGCAGAAGCTAAAGTATGAACCGTCAGTGACTGCAGATGGCAAGAAGTTTACGATTGCTGCCAATATCGGTACGCCTAACGATATGGCAGGCGTGAACGAGAACGGTGCAGAAGCAGTCGGCTTGTACCGGACAGAGTTCTTGTACATGGATTCTAAGGACTTTCCCACTGAAGATGCGCAATATGATGCTTATAAAAAAGTTATCGAAGGCATGCATGGCAAGCAAGTCATCATCAGAACCATGGACATCGGTGGCGACAAGCACTTGGATTACTGGGATTTGCCAGATGAAATGAACCCATTTTTAGGCGTTCGGGCCATCAGGTTATCTTTACAGAACGAAGAGATTTTTCGGACACAGCTGCGCGCACTGCTGAGAGCGTCTGCTTATGGTAGTCTAGGAATTATGTTCCCAATGATTGGTACACTGAATGAATTGCGCAAAGCTAAGTCAATCTTAAATGAAGAAAAAGACCAGCTGACTAGTCAAGGCGTAAGTGTTGGCAGTGACCTGCAAGTAGGAATGATGATTGAAGTTCCAGCTGCTGCAGTCTTGGCTGATCAATTTGCCAAGGAAGTTGACTTTTTCTCCATTGGTACTAATGACCTGATCCAATACTCAATGGCTGCTGATCGTGGTAATGACAACGTTTCTTACCTGTACCAACCGGCTAATCCAGCTGTCTTGCGGTTAATCAAGAACACAATTGACGCAGCTCATGACAATGGTATTTGGTGTGGCATGTGCGGCGAAGCTGCCGGTGATAGCACGATGTTCCCAATTCTATTAGCAATGGGATTAGATGAGTACTCAATGAGTGCAACTTCAATCTTACGGATTAGAAGTTTAATGAAAAAACTTGATACTAATGAAATTAAGGAATTGGCTAACCAGGCTTGTTTTGAATCTAAAACAGCTGAAGAGAACGAAAAGTTAGTTAGTGACTTAATGGCTAAAGTAGATAAATGA
- the spxA gene encoding transcriptional regulator SpxA, whose protein sequence is MVNLYISPSCTSCRKAKAWLKKHDIAFKERNIFSEPLTKDELIQILRMTENGTEEIISTRSRAFQQLKVNLDNLSIDQLLNLVEKNPSLLRRPIIMDDRRLQVGYNEDEIRRFLPRKVRRLELEEMQKIADL, encoded by the coding sequence ATGGTAAATTTATATATATCTCCAAGTTGTACCTCATGTCGGAAAGCCAAGGCGTGGTTAAAGAAGCATGATATTGCTTTTAAAGAAAGAAATATTTTTTCAGAACCACTGACAAAGGATGAACTAATTCAAATACTGCGGATGACTGAAAACGGCACTGAGGAAATTATTTCTACGCGTTCCAGAGCATTTCAACAGTTAAAAGTTAACCTTGATAATTTATCAATCGATCAACTGCTTAATTTGGTCGAAAAGAACCCTAGTTTGTTGAGACGACCAATTATCATGGATGACCGACGCCTACAAGTTGGCTATAATGAAGATGAAATTAGACGTTTTCTGCCAAGAAAGGTTCGGCGGCTTGAGCTTGAAGAAATGCAAAAGATTGCTGACTTATAA
- a CDS encoding adaptor protein MecA: MQVDHINENTIRVRIDKNELARRGLKVLDLLGDKNKIQHFFYSILDEIDTDHTFSQEAPVTFQVMPNSGGLDLLITKVSAKDRDSLAQLLDGEDSSAGGQDSRRTSFMDLADEDEADEQAEDAPSEDKADDQPHKKQGTSKKAPRKQAYCFADLGTVTELAESLQARDLSSSLYFENGQFFLDLVFNDENYTELKPVDAWAIANEYGLKIRQSELARIKLTGKCLIEHSALDQLRHYFGKIKH, from the coding sequence ATGCAGGTAGATCATATTAACGAAAACACTATTCGCGTTCGTATAGATAAGAATGAGCTAGCTAGACGTGGCTTAAAAGTGTTAGATTTGCTGGGCGATAAAAACAAAATACAGCATTTCTTCTATTCGATTTTGGATGAAATTGATACGGATCATACTTTTAGCCAAGAAGCGCCGGTTACTTTTCAGGTGATGCCAAATAGTGGTGGCCTTGATTTGCTGATTACTAAGGTATCTGCTAAAGATCGTGATAGCTTGGCACAATTACTTGATGGGGAAGATAGCAGTGCAGGCGGTCAGGATTCACGGAGGACGTCATTTATGGATCTAGCAGATGAGGATGAAGCAGACGAGCAGGCTGAGGATGCTCCGTCTGAGGACAAAGCTGACGATCAACCGCACAAGAAGCAGGGCACCAGTAAAAAAGCACCAAGGAAGCAGGCATACTGCTTCGCTGACCTGGGTACAGTTACGGAACTAGCAGAAAGCTTGCAAGCTCGCGATCTTTCCTCCAGTCTTTACTTTGAAAATGGGCAATTTTTCCTTGATTTGGTTTTTAATGATGAGAATTATACAGAACTCAAGCCAGTTGATGCTTGGGCAATTGCTAATGAATATGGATTGAAAATCAGACAAAGTGAACTGGCTCGGATTAAGCTGACGGGTAAGTGCCTGATTGAACACAGTGCGCTGGATCAGTTGCGGCATTATTTTGGTAAAATTAAGCATTAA
- a CDS encoding competence protein CoiA, translated as MVKLSIKEKGKVKLAFFAYLIEGDFLYAALLNNELVTAVTMASKSRDESRLAAAQHYFCPHCQKEVRLVVGSKTAYFKHLARLTNQQNEREEHALSKKLLQLALTEAHFAAAIEVTLAAGQLRSDIRASSNLAFEIQCAPLSQAEFQHRHNLYKKSGVLDIWLVGQQHYLRHQLKKTQLIYFRTNQLWQDYYLEIAPFQRCIRLKYNVMLEPLTNRLHYQLATFSLSGQGLTKLWQFKPKLKGYSVNPLAQKQYLTRQITQKSLKGLEIASKLYQMQLTVDDLPQWVFRRLRRVTATDNAASYFRLSADD; from the coding sequence TTGGTAAAATTAAGCATTAAGGAAAAAGGCAAGGTAAAACTTGCCTTTTTTGCGTACTTAATCGAGGGTGATTTTTTGTATGCAGCATTGCTAAATAATGAACTAGTAACAGCGGTCACAATGGCTAGCAAAAGTCGGGATGAAAGCAGGTTGGCCGCAGCGCAGCACTATTTTTGTCCGCACTGTCAAAAAGAAGTACGGTTAGTGGTCGGGTCTAAGACGGCCTATTTCAAGCATTTAGCTCGTCTTACTAACCAGCAGAATGAACGGGAAGAGCATGCCTTAAGCAAGAAATTACTCCAATTAGCGTTAACGGAGGCACATTTTGCGGCTGCGATTGAAGTTACACTGGCAGCTGGACAACTGCGCTCAGATATTCGGGCTAGTTCAAATCTGGCCTTTGAGATCCAGTGTGCTCCGTTAAGCCAGGCGGAATTCCAGCACCGGCATAACTTGTATAAAAAAAGTGGTGTGTTAGATATTTGGTTGGTGGGCCAGCAGCATTACCTTCGCCATCAACTCAAAAAAACACAGCTGATTTATTTTCGAACAAATCAGCTGTGGCAAGATTATTATTTAGAAATTGCCCCATTTCAAAGGTGTATCCGCTTAAAGTACAATGTCATGCTTGAGCCTTTGACTAACCGCCTGCACTACCAGCTGGCCACCTTTAGCTTAAGCGGTCAGGGGTTGACTAAGTTGTGGCAGTTTAAGCCGAAATTAAAAGGCTATTCGGTAAACCCACTTGCCCAAAAACAGTATTTAACTAGACAAATAACCCAGAAAAGCCTTAAAGGACTGGAAATTGCCTCCAAGTTGTATCAAATGCAGCTGACCGTCGATGATTTACCGCAGTGGGTCTTTAGGAGATTGCGCCGCGTGACCGCCACTGATAATGCCGCTAGTTATTTCAGATTAAGCGCAGATGACTGA
- a CDS encoding DsbA family protein translates to MFEIFIFVNPIGIYCYDTEVSIKTAIDDLDINSTLHFVPITNVSVIKEDIIRRKKERQRMKDLSQYTMASFQALRDYHAIKFIYGNKKARSYLLSFQQAVSRDFNHYTRNLARQVALNLDLDYDKIIDSKIKGYVDDSIQQDKNLARKFNVRNIPTTIIFNESGNYNGILLEGAVAHDKLITLLKNTGCIEPTAEDQEDSYSTISHLRLI, encoded by the coding sequence ATGTTTGAGATTTTTATCTTTGTTAATCCAATCGGTATTTACTGCTATGATACAGAAGTCTCAATTAAAACAGCGATTGACGACCTAGATATCAATTCAACCTTGCATTTTGTCCCGATTACCAATGTTAGCGTAATCAAGGAAGATATTATTAGACGAAAAAAAGAGCGCCAGCGGATGAAAGATCTGTCGCAGTATACAATGGCGTCATTTCAAGCTCTGCGCGACTATCATGCGATTAAGTTTATCTATGGCAACAAAAAAGCCAGGTCATACCTGCTTAGCTTTCAACAAGCAGTTAGTCGCGACTTTAATCATTACACTAGAAACCTCGCCCGCCAAGTCGCGCTTAACCTTGATTTGGATTACGACAAGATTATTGATTCCAAAATCAAAGGTTACGTTGATGATTCAATTCAGCAAGACAAAAACTTGGCTCGTAAGTTCAATGTCCGCAATATCCCAACCACGATTATTTTTAACGAAAGCGGTAACTATAACGGTATCTTGCTTGAAGGTGCCGTCGCCCACGACAAGTTAATTACCTTGCTTAAAAACACCGGCTGTATTGAACCGACAGCAGAAGACCAAGAAGATAGCTATTCAACGATCAGTCATCTGCGCTTAATCTGA
- a CDS encoding CYTH domain-containing protein, protein MTQSNEIEAKVLLPEKTYHKLCTAFARKSMFNQANYYFDTANGLLKTKRISCRIRLFSDRGEQTLKVPSTNPTQEDFHEAVEVTDELSVQEATSLVERAQHTGSLSFSRTVGDYLRQHFDQTNLPLQTFSKTHRTLVNGPQNCELTLDETQYPDGYTDFELEIENTDPDLIKLVFQQLQKTYDFSAADTKINQAKIARAFRHRAKI, encoded by the coding sequence ATGACCCAAAGCAACGAAATTGAGGCCAAGGTGCTTTTGCCTGAAAAGACATATCATAAACTCTGCACTGCTTTTGCTCGTAAAAGTATGTTTAACCAAGCAAATTATTACTTTGACACCGCTAATGGCCTGCTTAAGACCAAGCGGATCAGCTGCCGGATTCGCCTGTTCAGCGACCGGGGTGAACAGACTTTAAAAGTTCCAAGCACTAACCCCACCCAGGAGGATTTTCATGAAGCGGTTGAAGTCACGGACGAGTTATCCGTTCAAGAGGCTACTAGCCTGGTTGAAAGAGCTCAACATACCGGTTCACTTTCGTTCTCTAGAACGGTTGGAGATTACTTACGCCAGCATTTTGATCAAACTAATCTACCCTTGCAGACCTTTAGCAAAACACACCGTACTTTGGTTAATGGTCCCCAAAATTGTGAACTTACCCTGGATGAAACACAATACCCCGATGGTTATACCGACTTTGAATTAGAAATTGAAAATACTGATCCGGACCTAATTAAACTTGTTTTCCAGCAACTGCAAAAAACTTATGACTTTTCTGCCGCTGACACCAAGATTAACCAAGCAAAAATTGCACGCGCTTTCAGGCATCGTGCTAAAATATGA
- a CDS encoding GTP pyrophosphokinase, giving the protein MKIDWDNLLWPYAEAVRELKIKFRSLRQSFLTKGEHSPIEFVVGRVKSVDSIKEKMQRRVINQDVIETDMQDIAGIRIVCQFVDDIYKVVDLIHDREDMEVVEERDYVQNAKPSGYRSYHMVISYTVYLPEGPKKLLAEIQIRTLAMNFWATVEHTLNYKYQGSYPDDISKRLKSTAETAYKLDEEMSLIKDEVQEAQKVFTKNKGKEK; this is encoded by the coding sequence ATGAAAATTGATTGGGATAATCTTTTATGGCCCTATGCTGAAGCTGTTCGTGAATTGAAAATCAAGTTTCGTTCATTGCGGCAGAGCTTCTTAACTAAGGGTGAACATTCACCGATAGAATTCGTGGTTGGCCGGGTAAAATCGGTTGATTCGATTAAAGAAAAAATGCAGCGGCGGGTTATTAACCAGGACGTGATTGAAACCGACATGCAGGATATTGCGGGCATCAGAATTGTTTGCCAATTCGTCGATGATATTTATAAAGTGGTTGATTTGATCCATGATCGTGAGGACATGGAGGTAGTGGAAGAGCGCGATTACGTGCAAAACGCTAAGCCTTCAGGGTACCGGTCATATCACATGGTAATTTCTTATACGGTTTACCTACCCGAAGGTCCCAAAAAGTTGCTAGCTGAAATTCAGATTCGGACCCTGGCGATGAATTTTTGGGCGACCGTTGAACATACCTTGAACTACAAGTATCAGGGTTCCTATCCTGACGATATTTCAAAGCGGTTAAAGTCGACGGCGGAAACAGCATATAAGCTGGATGAAGAAATGTCTTTAATTAAGGATGAGGTTCAGGAAGCCCAAAAGGTTTTCACTAAGAATAAGGGTAAGGAAAAATAA